A genomic window from Bradyrhizobium lupini includes:
- a CDS encoding LL-diaminopimelate aminotransferase, with protein MEEFYRIRRLPPYVFEQVNRAKAAARNAGADIIDLGMGNPDLPAPAHVLEKLKETLGKPRTDRYSASRGIPGLRRAQAGYYARRFGVKLNPDTQVVATLGSKEGFANVAQAITAPGDVILCPNPSYPIHAFGFLMAGGVIRSVPSEPTPQFFEAVERAIVHSIPKPLALVVCYPSNPTAYVASLDFYKDLVAFAKKHEILILSDLAYAEVYFDESNPPPSVLQVPGAMDVAVEFTSMSKTYSMAGWRMGFAVGNERVIAALGRVKSYLDYGAFTPIQVAATAALNGPDDCIKEMRDTYRKRRDALVESFGRAGWEIPPPEASMFAWVPLPEAFRSVGSMQFATLMVEKSGVAVSPGVGFGEHGEGYVRIAMVENEQRIRQAARGVRRFLESGIETLHNVVPLATRR; from the coding sequence ATGGAAGAATTTTACCGCATCCGCCGCCTTCCGCCTTACGTGTTCGAACAGGTCAACCGGGCCAAGGCAGCTGCGCGGAACGCCGGCGCCGACATCATCGACCTCGGCATGGGCAATCCGGACCTGCCGGCGCCAGCGCACGTGCTGGAGAAGCTGAAGGAGACGCTGGGCAAGCCGCGCACCGACCGCTACTCGGCCTCCCGCGGCATCCCCGGGCTGCGCCGGGCCCAGGCCGGCTACTACGCCCGCCGCTTCGGCGTGAAGCTCAACCCCGACACCCAGGTGGTGGCGACGCTCGGCTCCAAGGAGGGCTTTGCCAACGTGGCGCAGGCGATCACCGCGCCCGGCGACGTCATCCTTTGTCCCAATCCGAGCTACCCGATTCACGCCTTCGGCTTCTTGATGGCGGGCGGCGTGATCCGTTCGGTGCCCTCGGAGCCGACGCCGCAATTCTTCGAGGCTGTCGAGCGGGCGATCGTGCATTCGATCCCGAAGCCGCTGGCGCTCGTGGTCTGCTATCCTTCGAACCCGACCGCCTATGTCGCGAGCCTCGACTTCTACAAGGACCTGGTCGCGTTCGCGAAGAAGCACGAGATCCTGATCCTGTCGGATCTCGCTTATGCCGAGGTTTATTTCGACGAAAGCAACCCGCCGCCTTCGGTGCTCCAGGTGCCGGGCGCGATGGACGTTGCCGTCGAGTTCACCTCGATGTCGAAGACCTATTCGATGGCTGGCTGGCGCATGGGCTTCGCGGTCGGCAACGAGCGCGTGATTGCGGCACTCGGCCGCGTCAAATCCTATCTCGACTACGGTGCGTTCACGCCGATCCAGGTCGCAGCGACCGCCGCGCTGAACGGACCGGACGATTGCATCAAGGAGATGCGCGACACCTACCGCAAGCGGCGCGACGCGCTGGTGGAATCGTTCGGCCGTGCCGGCTGGGAGATCCCGCCGCCGGAAGCATCGATGTTCGCCTGGGTGCCGCTGCCGGAAGCCTTCCGCAGCGTCGGCAGCATGCAGTTCGCGACCCTGATGGTGGAGAAATCCGGTGTCGCGGTCTCGCCCGGCGTCGGCTTCGGCGAGCATGGCGAAGGATATGTCCGCATCGCCATGGTGGAAAACGAGCAACGGATCAGGCAGGCCGCGCGTGGCGTGCGCCGCTTCCTTGAAAGCGGCATCGAAACGTTGCACAACGTCGTTCCGCTCGCCACTCGGCGTTAA
- a CDS encoding alpha/beta hydrolase: MSMATTDTPKPETKFDAEAFAMNVARAMESGGKALAAYLKPRESGEVQDRPPAELTEVIKTFTAVAEYWLSDTSRASALQTKLAKDYLDLWGSAARRMAGQDAPPAIAPSPRDKRFADPEWKSNQFFDFMMQLYLLTTKFAQELVREADGLDPQTRRKAEFYVQQVTNAISPSNFVLTNPEVLRATVASSGENLARGLKMLAEDIAAGKGTLKIRQSDPDNLVVGVNMATTPGKVIYQNEMMQLIQYAPATEKVLRTPLLIIPPWINKFYILDLKPEKSYIKWCVDQGITVFVISWVNPDKRLGAKSWEDYMKEGPLTAMDVIEKVTGEMKVHTAGYCVGGTMLATTLAWLAEKRRQRVASATFFAAQVDFTHAGDLLVFVDEEQIASLEQDMKAAGVLEGSKMAMAFNMLRSNDLIWSYVVSNYLKGQQPSAFDLLHWNSDATRMTASNHSYYLRNCYLENRLSTGTLVLDNTLLDLSKVMVPIYNLATREDHIAPAESVLYGSQFFGGPVKYVLSGSGHIAGVVNPPASNKYQYWTNDNVKSANVAEWMKGAVEHKGSWWPDWRQWLGALDPEEVPARTVGSEAFPPIEDAPGSYVRVRA; encoded by the coding sequence ATGAGTATGGCCACCACCGATACGCCCAAACCCGAGACGAAGTTCGATGCGGAAGCCTTCGCGATGAATGTCGCGCGGGCGATGGAAAGCGGCGGCAAGGCGCTTGCCGCGTACCTGAAGCCGCGCGAGAGCGGCGAGGTGCAGGATCGTCCGCCGGCGGAGCTTACCGAGGTCATCAAGACCTTTACCGCCGTCGCCGAATACTGGCTGTCGGATACGTCGCGGGCCTCCGCACTCCAGACCAAGCTCGCCAAGGACTATCTTGACCTCTGGGGCTCGGCGGCGCGCCGCATGGCCGGTCAGGACGCACCGCCCGCGATCGCACCCTCGCCGCGCGACAAGCGCTTTGCCGATCCGGAATGGAAGTCGAACCAGTTCTTCGATTTCATGATGCAGCTCTATCTGCTCACGACCAAATTTGCGCAGGAGCTTGTGCGCGAAGCCGATGGCCTCGATCCGCAGACCCGCCGCAAGGCCGAGTTCTACGTCCAGCAGGTCACCAACGCGATATCGCCCTCCAACTTCGTGCTGACCAATCCGGAAGTGCTGCGCGCGACGGTGGCCAGCAGCGGCGAAAATCTCGCGCGCGGCCTGAAGATGCTGGCCGAGGACATCGCCGCCGGCAAGGGCACGCTGAAGATCCGTCAGTCCGATCCGGACAATCTCGTCGTCGGCGTGAACATGGCGACGACGCCCGGCAAGGTGATCTACCAGAACGAGATGATGCAGCTGATCCAGTATGCGCCGGCGACGGAGAAGGTGCTGCGCACGCCGCTCCTGATCATCCCGCCCTGGATCAACAAATTCTACATCCTCGATCTCAAGCCGGAGAAATCCTACATCAAATGGTGCGTCGATCAGGGCATCACCGTGTTCGTGATCTCATGGGTCAATCCCGACAAACGCCTCGGCGCCAAGAGCTGGGAAGACTACATGAAGGAAGGCCCGCTCACGGCGATGGACGTGATCGAGAAGGTCACCGGCGAGATGAAGGTGCACACCGCCGGCTATTGCGTCGGCGGCACCATGCTCGCGACCACGCTGGCCTGGCTCGCCGAGAAGCGCCGCCAGCGCGTGGCGTCCGCGACGTTCTTCGCGGCACAGGTCGACTTCACCCATGCCGGTGATTTGCTCGTGTTCGTCGACGAGGAGCAGATCGCATCCCTCGAGCAGGACATGAAGGCGGCGGGCGTGCTCGAAGGCTCGAAGATGGCGATGGCCTTCAACATGCTGCGCTCCAACGATTTGATCTGGTCCTATGTCGTCAGCAATTACCTCAAAGGCCAGCAGCCGAGCGCGTTCGACCTGCTGCACTGGAATTCGGACGCGACCCGCATGACCGCGTCGAACCATTCGTACTACCTGCGCAATTGCTACCTTGAGAACCGGCTCTCGACCGGCACGTTGGTGCTGGACAACACCTTGCTCGATCTCTCCAAGGTCATGGTGCCGATCTACAATCTCGCAACCCGCGAGGACCATATCGCGCCGGCTGAATCGGTGCTGTACGGCTCCCAGTTCTTCGGCGGCCCGGTGAAATACGTGCTGTCCGGCTCGGGCCACATCGCCGGCGTGGTCAATCCGCCCGCCTCGAACAAATACCAGTACTGGACCAACGACAACGTGAAGTCCGCCAACGTCGCCGAGTGGATGAAGGGCGCGGTCGAGCACAAGGGCTCCTGGTGGCCGGACTGGCGGCAATGGCTGGGCGCACTCGATCCCGAGGAAGTCCCGGCCCGCACGGTCGGCAGCGAGGCGTTTCCCCCGATCGAGGACGCACCCGGCAGCTATGTCAGGGTTCGCGCATAG
- a CDS encoding MAPEG family protein → MTRELFWLTLTVVLTGILWIPYTINRCQIRGLGGAMANPSRTDKPQSEWANRLMFAHDNAVENLVLFAPLVLILNAIDYSSKWTVLACAVYFWSRVAHLIVYAMGIPVFRTLAFTVGFLAQAVLALAIFKVL, encoded by the coding sequence ATGACGCGTGAATTGTTCTGGCTGACACTGACGGTGGTCCTGACTGGAATCCTCTGGATTCCCTACACCATCAACCGCTGCCAGATCCGCGGGCTTGGTGGTGCGATGGCCAATCCCTCGCGCACCGACAAGCCGCAGTCGGAATGGGCGAACCGCCTGATGTTCGCGCATGACAACGCCGTCGAGAACCTCGTGCTGTTCGCGCCGCTGGTGCTGATCCTGAATGCGATCGACTACTCCTCGAAGTGGACGGTGCTTGCCTGCGCCGTCTATTTCTGGTCGCGCGTTGCGCATCTGATCGTCTATGCGATGGGTATTCCCGTCTTCCGCACCCTCGCCTTCACCGTCGGTTTTCTCGCCCAAGCCGTGCTGGCGCTCGCGATCTTCAAGGTGCTCTGA
- a CDS encoding outer membrane protein, translating into MNWKIASAVGALSLVAVATQANAADLAARPYTKAPPMIAAIYDWSGFYIGANGGYGSSRNCWDQTVGFAAGVAEGCHDATGAVAGGQIGYRWQSSAFVFGLEAQGDWADLSGRNASTVLGVANRTRVDAFGLFTGQIGYAWNSALLYAKGGAAVTRNRYRGIGTGGLAGAEFDGADDTRWGGTVGVGIEYGFAPNWSVGLEYDHLFMGRRDVTLAANGVLAPVGTFSRTDRIGQDVDSITARINYRFGGPIIAKY; encoded by the coding sequence ATGAATTGGAAGATTGCATCCGCCGTCGGCGCGTTGTCGCTCGTTGCCGTCGCGACCCAGGCTAACGCCGCAGATCTCGCCGCCCGTCCCTACACCAAGGCGCCGCCGATGATCGCCGCGATCTATGATTGGAGCGGCTTCTACATCGGCGCCAACGGCGGATATGGCTCGTCACGCAATTGCTGGGACCAGACGGTTGGTTTCGCGGCCGGCGTTGCGGAAGGCTGCCATGACGCGACGGGCGCCGTCGCCGGCGGCCAGATCGGTTATCGCTGGCAGAGCAGCGCCTTCGTATTCGGCCTCGAAGCGCAGGGCGACTGGGCGGACCTCTCCGGCCGGAACGCCAGCACCGTGCTCGGCGTCGCGAACCGCACCCGTGTCGATGCTTTCGGCCTGTTCACCGGCCAGATCGGCTACGCCTGGAACAGCGCACTGCTTTACGCGAAGGGCGGCGCCGCCGTCACCCGCAATCGCTACCGCGGCATCGGAACCGGCGGTCTGGCCGGAGCCGAGTTCGACGGTGCCGACGACACCCGCTGGGGCGGCACGGTCGGCGTCGGCATCGAATACGGCTTTGCGCCGAACTGGTCGGTCGGCCTCGAATACGACCATCTGTTCATGGGCCGGCGCGACGTTACCCTCGCGGCAAACGGCGTGCTGGCACCCGTCGGCACGTTCTCACGTACCGACCGCATTGGCCAGGACGTCGACTCGATCACGGCCCGCATCAACTACAGGTTCGGCGGCCCGATCATCGCGAAGTACTGA